Below is a genomic region from Pseudomonas sp. JQ170C.
GTACAACTCGCTGACCACCACCAACGCCTCCGCTGACGTATTGATGAACCGCCTGGTCGAATTCGATGCCACCCAGGGCAAAGTCGTACCCAGCCTGGCCGAGAGCTGGACGGTTTCGCCAGACGGCCTGGTCTACGAATTCAAGTTGCGCCCGGAGGTCAAGTTTCACAGCACCGGTTATTTCAAGCCTGGTCGCAACCTGAACGCCGACGACGTGCTGTTCAGCTTCCAGCGCATGATTTACCCGGCCCACTCCTGGCACAAGATCGCCCAGAGCGGCTATCCCCATGCCCAGTCGTTGCAGTTGCCAGACCTGATCAAGCATATCGAGGCAGCAGCGCCGCTGACGGTGCGCTTTACCCTCAATCATGCCGACGCGACCTTCCTGCCGACCCTGAGCATGGGTTTCGCCTCGATCTACTCGGCCGAATATGCGGACCAGCTGCTCAAGGCCGGCACCCCGGAAAAACTCAACAGCCAACCGATCGGCACCGGTCCGTTCGTGTTCAACCGCTTCCAGAAGGACGCGGTGATTCGCTACCGCGCCAACCCGGATTACTTTGACGGCAAGCCGGCGGTCGACCCCCTGATTTATGCCATCACCCCGGATGCCAACGTGCGCCTGCAGAAGCTCAAGCGCAACGAGTGCCAGATCGCCCTGTCACCCAAGCCGCTGGATATCGCTGCTGCCAATGATGATGCGGCTTTGAAGGTCGAAAAGACCGAAGCCTTCATGACCGCGTTCCTGGCCATCAACAGTCAGCATGCGCCGCTGGACAAAGTCGAAGTCAGGCAAGCCATCAACCTGGCATTCGACAAGGCCAGCTACCTCAAGGCCGTTTTCGAAGACACTGCTGTTGCCGCCAATGGCCCCTACCCGCCCAATACCTGGAGCTATGCCAAGGACCTGCCCGGCTACCCCACCGACCTCGACAAGGCCCGCGCCCTGCTGGTCAAGGCCGGCTTGAAGGACGGCTTCAACACCACCATCTGGACCCGCCCGCAAGGCAGCCTGCTCAACCCCAACCCAAGCCTGGGCGCGCAACTGCTGCAGGCGGACCTGGCCAAGATCGGCATCAAGGCCGAGATTCGCGTCATCGAATGGGGCGAGCTGATTCGCCGGGCCAAGGCGGGCGAGCATGACCTGCTGTTCATGGGCTGGGCTGGCGACAATGGCGACCCGGACAACTTCCTCAGCCCGCAATTCGCGTGCGCTGCGGTCAAGTCCGGTACCAACTTCGCCCGCTATTGCGACCCGCGACTGGACCAGCTGATCAGTGCCGGCAAGACCACCACCGACCAAAGCGTGCGCAGCCGCCTGTACCAGCAGGCCCAGGCGTTGATCCAGCAGCAGGCACTGTGGTTGCCGCTGGCGC
It encodes:
- a CDS encoding ABC transporter substrate-binding protein — protein: MRAAALPLLFATLLGPAFAQAAALSVCTEASPEGFDVVQYNSLTTTNASADVLMNRLVEFDATQGKVVPSLAESWTVSPDGLVYEFKLRPEVKFHSTGYFKPGRNLNADDVLFSFQRMIYPAHSWHKIAQSGYPHAQSLQLPDLIKHIEAAAPLTVRFTLNHADATFLPTLSMGFASIYSAEYADQLLKAGTPEKLNSQPIGTGPFVFNRFQKDAVIRYRANPDYFDGKPAVDPLIYAITPDANVRLQKLKRNECQIALSPKPLDIAAANDDAALKVEKTEAFMTAFLAINSQHAPLDKVEVRQAINLAFDKASYLKAVFEDTAVAANGPYPPNTWSYAKDLPGYPTDLDKARALLVKAGLKDGFNTTIWTRPQGSLLNPNPSLGAQLLQADLAKIGIKAEIRVIEWGELIRRAKAGEHDLLFMGWAGDNGDPDNFLSPQFACAAVKSGTNFARYCDPRLDQLISAGKTTTDQSVRSRLYQQAQALIQQQALWLPLAHPTAAALMRQGVEGYQVSPFGRQDFAKVSTTR